Sequence from the Ictalurus furcatus strain D&B chromosome 25, Billie_1.0, whole genome shotgun sequence genome:
GGCACGCCAGACAGTTTAACCTCCCAAAATGTTTACTCCAAGACTCATAATGAGTTGTTAGCAATTCAGATCTGTCTGTCCAGAACGACACTAATGCTTTTGACCTCAACAAActaaagtgtgtttttttcGTTAAGAGCAACATCAGTGCAAGCAATGACAACTGTATCTTCTGTATTACATCAGAGTCAGACAAATGCACGGATGCAAGCCAAAGACAATGCGGCGCAACACAGGACAGACGACGAGCACAAACTGGATGACGCAGAATTTGCATAATGAAGAAAACACTTAAAATAGACATGAATCTTACCAAACTTTCCTTTCCCTTCTTTGGTGGTTCctgccattttgatttttgcaACCTCAAAGAAGTCTTTGATTTCTCTCTCATACAATCTAGTCATGTAGTCCACATAGGTCTATTAAATATGAGGGGGAAGAGACAGAAGATGCTTAATTTATTGTTACTAgaaaatgttctttaaaaaaaatgtgcatggtGATAAAGTGATCACATGGATTTAATCTCAATCCCAGATTAttaggatgatgatgatgatgatgatgatgatgcacgTGATGAAGAAATGCTCACCCTGGACAGGCCCTCGtacttctctctctgtgtgttcttCAGCCACTCCATCAGTTTTGCGTATCTGAGCAGGTCTCGGTGTAGCGGGCTGTGCTTGGGCAGGGTCAGCTCTGCTGTGTGCTGAGACAGCGTCGAGCTCTGATCATGACCCTACACACatgcagatacacacacaatggtaaaaaaaacaacaacaacaaaaacacaagtgCATGAAGAGCATATGCACTACAAGTGTCTGAAGACATCACTGTAAGAAATTATTTGTTAATGGCAACAAGCAAACCTACAGGGATGATCTTATGATGATCTAAAAAACACAGGCAGTTAGTCTGAACTAACATTCCCTTGCAGTCAGTCTTTCATCCTTGTAAGGGAATCAGAGCTACTTTCCTGAAACACTGGCACACATGCTTTGCTTTCTCAAATCGAACAGCGTGCTTTCTGACTTTCTTTCCCCACGCAGACACTTCTAACCTCTGGCTCGACTTCACATCCAGCAGCTACCGGGCCGTATTCAGAGTCGAGtgaagtgtgagtgtgagaagaACAAAATGCACCTGTTAGTATTCGGACCTCGAAATGAATCGCACAGTGGCGCAAGATGTGTGCGTATCGTGACCGAGATTCGACGTTACCCGACAAACAAGCCGTGAGGGcacgcgtttttttttttctttcgtgcAGACTTAAGCtcccaaagaaagaaaagccacAAAGAAAGGCTGTATTTATTAACACGAGAGTTTATAGGACACTCGCGCAGCACTGCATGATGTACAAAGGGGCTTTGAATGTATTCAGAACCCTTCCATTTTGCACGTTTTACTGTTATTATAGGTTTAATTGAAGATTGATTAAAAAGGTTTGATAAGGGGCTGAATACTTATCTAATTGAgagatttcagtttttgattttgaataaattttgcaaaaaaaataaaaaatatatatatatattctcattTGTCATTATGGTTTATTGTGTGTAGTCTGATGGGGAAAAATGGAaattgaatccattttaaattaaatctataGCACAATAAAGCGTGCAAAAAACTAAAGGGGTTGTGTTGTGTTAGAGGACAGTGTATAAATGACTAATTTTGTTTCTATTTCTGATTTTGATGCTTCGTCTGCTTCTTAATGTAGTAGTATCTGCTGTACATATTAAAGCCTATCAGGCAACTAAAGTTGGGGGACTTCAGACAATCGACCTCAACATATTCACAACACATTAGGATACTAATacctgcttttttctttttacattaaTCAATTTAAAACTTTTTACATGATCAATTTCATGTAATCCTATTAGTCTATATGTCATTTTTTGCTTTTGCTACACCATCTTGCAACTGATCGCAAAAAATCTGATCAACTTTCAGTTCTCCTACATTTTCTTTCACTATTGTTTTTCCTGCAATATCAGTTCGAATTTGTTTCAGGTTTAAAGGcaactgcttatttatttatttattaatttttacatttaaaaaaagtccTACCCTAAGGTCACTTCTTGCATGAAATGGTCATTTCGATAATCTGAATGCTCATAAAATGAACCCACACTGCACTACTCTGTATATGTTTATCTTTACATTTAgggcattttggcagacacccttatccagagcaacttacatttatctcatttatacaactgagcaactgagggttaagggccttgctcaagggcccaaaagtggtaacttggcagtgctggggcttgaaccttctgatcagttacCCAGAGCATTTAACCAttgagcctttaaccactgagccaccactgctccaTCTTTCTCCTTGTataactctgaatatggcccacaGTTATAGCAtgcagtgtcttttttttttttttaaatactcctcAAAAGTATTTCACGACACGTACCCAGGAGATATAAAAAGCAGTTCTCACTGAACAAAACAATGCAGTGCTTTTTTTAAGAACGTTAAATTCAGACAGAGCCTGCTGGTGGTGGTACTGGTGAGTTCATGGGCTGGTAGACATCCTGAGATGTATAAGACACCACACACATGCTTCTGTGGAAGCAAGGACATTCGATGGATGTTAGTGGAGGCAGTGAAGATCACACGTTCGGTTAGAGTGGGCGGGTCAAACGGGGGGAGCGTGTACTCACAGGGAGTGACAGACAGGACGACCTATAGAACTGAGGAATGGTCATTTTGAAGTGACTGAAGTGGTTGAACTAAGAGTGAAGCGGGGTagcacagagagacagaacagTTCAGAACAGCAGCAGACTGATCACAGAACGAAGAACATGAATCAGAATAGGAAAACAGTCACAGACTAGGTGGAAAAAAGGAACATGAACAGGGCTTAATTAAGCAAAAGAGTTAAGAAATGTGTGCACATTGACCGTTACCTGGTGCACAAACACATTGTTGAGGTGGTTGGTGAGGCGACGGGCAAAATTGTCTCGGAGATCAGCAAACAGACGCTGTTGCTGCTGCACGGCCTGCAGCCTATCAtgacctgacacacacatacacacacacacacacacattacatttattccatttattcacttagcagacgcttttatccaaagcgacttacaaatgagaaaaagacaagtaaagcgatatatcaagcagagaacaatacaagtagtgctaccatacaagatctttaattgagttccagaagaaacacacacacacacacaacatttgaAACCACAGCATGTTACATGTCATGCATGCTCATCCATGATCACTCTGGCCATTGCCTTCAGACATGCACATCTCCTCCTCGAAACACTTTTACATGATGCAATCTTGAACTTTCTCAAAATTTCACCCAGAAGTCCTACAAtatctgatttttttctctctgtttaatATGCGTATTTGTCTTTGTTGTGCTGTTCTGTGgatgtttcagacacacaccTGGTCGGAGTGCTACGTTCATACACTGCAGCAGAGCCTCGGAGGCATTGATGCAGGCCTCGATACCTTTAGGAGATGACAGGTCTCCTTCCTGTAGAGCTCTGATATGCCCTTTTGACAGATCCATATAGTTCTGCAAAGAGAAAGATTCATGAACAAAGTCTTTAACGTTCTGAGACTGCCTACTGACTGCGAGATGCGACATGGCTCCGACATTAACCATGGCCTTGTTAGCAAATATCTCTTGTGTCCATTGTGTCAAATATCTGTTGGGAAAACAATTGAAATTGAACTACATCTAATGTTTCTATAATTTCTCTCTATTTGTCTGATAGTTAATGTACTGATTTTCATTGCTGCACTGTGATTGGACTGCTGAAACAAAGATAGTGTCTTTACACCATCATCCATCACCCCCAACAGCACAGCTCCCATGGCTCCTCACCACCAGAAACTGGATCTCGTCAAGGAGCTTTCCGTTGTTGGTTTTGCTGATCTGAATGAGCCGGTTGCTCTGGGAGATCTGGTCCATCTGCTCCTTGACACTCTGCAGCATTTCCTCATAGCTCAGGAGCTTTCCCTCGATGGCATCCACCTCGGACAACGCCTCATCCAGCAGCTGCATCAGGATGTTCACTTGCTTCTCCGACGCCATGATTGACTGGATGTTTGCCTGGATGGGTGGGGAAATGGTTAACAAGAAATAATGAATAGGAAACATGCCCAAAAAAAAGGCCTCCAGGTACTCACCCCATCCAGGACCTGCAGCTCTCGGGAAAGTTTATCAGCGAAGGCCTCGGCGTTGGAGATGGCGTACTCACACACCTCCATCATGTTCTCAATGTCCTGCTCCTCCCGTGTGTTCAGTTCTTGGTAGTCGTCCAGAACGTCCTCATCACCGCCGGCAACGCTCTGACTCTCACCACTAGGGACTGACTCTGAGGAAGAGGCATGTGTTATAGCGCTAATACAAGATATCTACAAGTAAACTGTTACatgtacagcacacacacatactttgtTAGGGAGTGCACATAATGTGTAGAGTagaattgtaattattattagggTTGAAATGTAGATGTTTCAGGGAACGGGACTGttgaaaacaatttttaaatacacacacacacacatctgtcagCTTTCTTTGTGCACAGATTAATGTCAAACAACTCTTGCTATATGAAGGTGAATTCAAACAGACAAAAACCATCAAGGGTACGCTCCAACTcaatgaggggggaaaaaggaaaatgaaaatatgaatggCAATGGAGAATGGAGACAAAGGAGGAAAAGCAGGTACTGTACCAACCTTCAGGGAGCTCTGGCCAGTGAGAGATTTAAGGAGAAGAGTGCAGAAGAGAGGTTATAAAGCATTATAAAGCCACTTAGTGAAagaggaaagggagagagagagagagagagagagagagagagagagtctttaATCAGGCAAACTAGGTTCACTTTGGCTGCATCAACAGACTCTTAATTTCATTCATTCTACATGCTGCACCTATTAGTCATGTACTGATATTTTTCATAACAAATGCTTACACTGTTACTATAATACATGCATACTGGAAGTTCCACAATCCCACCACCACTTTAGTTATGAACTGATGTACATGCACATGCTATTACTCCTTAGCACCAGTAGGGGCAGTAGTGAGTGATGCAAACCAAGGCTCTACCTTCCAGCAGCTGGGGGCTGACGTTAACGAATTCCACTTTCTTCCTCAGGTAGCGCTGGTTCAGCTTCCAGATGCAGGAAATGAAGGAGTTCTTCTCCGCCGTGCTGCTGGCCACCCAGCGATACACCTTCTCAAAGTGTAGGTCAAACTCCGGGTTCTCCTACAGAGGGAGGGGAGACAACGAGAAAAAGTGAGTTACAGCAAGATTTATTACGAATGataaaaacatgtgaaacatttaatatggctagaaaacacacactgtcacttCCAAGACTCTTTTTCCTGCTATAATCTTTAAATCCCAATCCTAATGATTATACGCTATAGTATAGTGCAATTCCTCTTAAGCATTAGTTACAACAGATTTATACCCTGCTATTTTGCTCTCTGGTGTagagggaaagaagaaaaaaaaaatcaggcaaaTATGAGTGTCCTTGGTGTTATTCTGAAGTGAGTGTATTGATATCACACCATGTTTGCTCAAATCCTAATCCTTTCCCTATTTAAATGAggcacattttcatttcatgttcaaGTTGGCCAGTGTTTAGTCTGAAACAGGTATCTGTATATACTGGAGAGTACATGTAATTTATAATATTGTAGTGTTTGATTTGtgcatactgcaaaaaaaacagccaaatTATATTAGCGTCAATAgaccaaaccaaacaaaagttTTCTGCCAGATTTTCGTAAAAAGCTTATTGGTTGATCAGCCATATAGACCAAAGCGGGTTCCcaacacagctcatttgcatttattcacgcccacaaaactcaaGTACACAGACAGCTGGGTTTTTGTACAATCAGGGTAAAGCCTGAAAGACATAAGTGAGTCACTTCTATgctaataaacatatttaatcatatatatatatatatatatatatatatatatatatatatatatatataaaataagcgAGCACTTAATCTTCCTTCAgctgaggagtttgtttacggctTTGCGCCAGGTTtacaggtttacattagttagtcttctttGTGCGTAATTTACAGTCAGGAGCACAAGTAAGATACAAACGTTTTCCCCAAATTTACAggatttttataataatacctAAAGCAGGTAAAGAGCAGGCAGACATAAAATACAAACTGAGACTGGTATAAGACTGGTATAAGGCTGAAATTTTCCATTCCCTCACACCCCATCACCTAAACTTTACCTTGGTTGCATCTTTGGCGTCCACCTCTGACAAGTCACGGAGCTCCCAGGCCATCTGTCTCTTGTAGAAATCTCCTTTGTCTGACTTCTTCACTTTCACCACCCTCACCTGCACGGGACGCTCCGTTGTGACTAACAACCAAAAAGAACAACGAATTTAACCAATCATAACAGAGCATCAGTTAAGGTTATTATCTACATCTACTGCATCCACTGTTTAGACTCGTTACATGGTCTGTGCTTCAGCGATATTGCAGTGCTAATGTGAAACAAGGCTAATGTCAGATCAGTGCAGAAGGTCAGGCACAGGTTCGAGGTTTTATTGCCTACCAGTGGCACACAAGAaacagttcttcttcttcttccccgcCTTGCAGACGTTGACGATGCTGAGCAGGCGCTCATCGTTGGGAGTAAAAATATCCCTCTGGAGAGCATGCTTTATGGCGGTCATTCTGCTTCCTGGAAAATAATATACTTTTACTTTGTAGATTCAACGCAGAAATATTACAATGCCAAGAATAAAGttgttaagacaaaaaaaaagaccatttaACATTCCGTTAACCCTTTAatgtataaattatttataagcatatccagatttttttattactgtaaaaaaaacaactaaattaaACACGATATGAATTTTGACTACATCtaaatattatactatattatatatatatttttaaaaaggcccTGTGTAAGAATgccaataataatactactactactactactaataataataataataataataataataataaaaacaaacataatacctgaaaaacaaaaacaacaaaatcaatCAGGTCTAAAATAATCAATCAGTGTTAAAGACTAAACTATAGACATGATTATAGAACATGTTTACTATAATTCGAGAagataatgacatttttgaCAGACATAAAGCAATATTTTGACATGTACAacatttacactacacacttCTACAGGATGGTCAGTAAAACCTAACccacagctcatttccttattaaaactgcacacattgtaccCGAGACTACATTTACTAccgtttactgctctttatagtatacGTTTAATGTCGAAACATTTCATTGCATTATTTT
This genomic interval carries:
- the exoc1 gene encoding exocyst complex component 1 isoform X2; amino-acid sequence: MTAIKHALQRDIFTPNDERLLSIVNVCKAGKKKKNCFLCATVTTERPVQVRVVKVKKSDKGDFYKRQMAWELRDLSEVDAKDATKENPEFDLHFEKVYRWVASSTAEKNSFISCIWKLNQRYLRKKVEFVNVSPQLLEESVPSGESQSVAGGDEDVLDDYQELNTREEQDIENMMEVCEYAISNAEAFADKLSRELQVLDGANIQSIMASEKQVNILMQLLDEALSEVDAIEGKLLSYEEMLQSVKEQMDQISQSNRLIQISKTNNGKLLDEIQFLVNYMDLSKGHIRALQEGDLSSPKGIEACINASEALLQCMNVALRPGHDRLQAVQQQQRLFADLRDNFARRLTNHLNNVFVHQGHDQSSTLSQHTAELTLPKHSPLHRDLLRYAKLMEWLKNTQREKYEGLSRTYVDYMTRLYEREIKDFFEVAKIKMAGTTKEGKGKFGLHGSSGKLTGSTSSLNKLAVSSSNSRRSQSSSLLDMGNMSASDLDVADRTKFDKIFEQVLSELEPLCLAEQDFISKFFKLQHQPAAAQGETLDDLDGTLQSRPTSEHRHSISSDKDMVRQMMNKIFHSIETELNSLIALGDKIDSFNSLYMLVKMSHHVWTAENVDPASFLSTTLGNVLVTVKRNFDKCISGQIRQMEEVKISKKSKVGILPFVTGFEEFAELAETIFRNAERRGDLDKAYVKLIRAVFMNVEKVANESQKTPRDVVMMENFHHIFSTLSRLKISCLETERKEAKQKYTDHLQYYVINSLGQPLVKLNLFFEGVEARVAQGVREEEVSYQLAFNKQELRKVIKEYPGKEVKKGLDNLYKKVDKHLCEEESLLQVVWHSMQDEFIRQYKHFEGLINRCYPGSGITMDFTIQDMLEYFSSIAQSH